Part of the Terriglobia bacterium genome, AAACGTAGAGGTGCCAGAGGCGAATGTGCAGCGTCCATAACAGCAGCCCGATTAGGGCTACCGCTGCCGCGCGAGTCCCCGCCGTCGCCATCAACACCTTGCGCGGCGAAGTTCTGTCGGTGATCGCGCCGCCCAGCAGCATGAGCAGGGCGCGCGGGATGGCCGCCGTCATCAACACGGTGCCCATCGCCAGGCCCGAGCCGGTCAGTTGCAGCACCACCCAGGGCAAGGCCACCAGGTAGAACTGGTCTCCGGCGATCGAGACGGTGGACCCCATCCACCATTTGCGGAACCAGGGATTCAGGAGCGGATGTCGGGGAGCGGGCAAGGCTGCGGCGGTCGCCATGGGGCCTCCTGGGTGGGTCGTTTCGATCCGATGCGAATGTGAATTTACATTTACATTCGATGGGCTGTCAAGCCCCCTCCGCTGTTTTTTTCGCGTGCGCTTCTTGCGGGCTGCTATAAAGGGGCCATGCCGGCGACCCGGAAATCGCTAGTCCCGCAGCAGGCGCGCAGCCGCGAGAGCCTGCGCAAGCTGATGAAGGCGGCCACCGAGGTGCTGGGGCAGCGCGGCCTGGAAGGCGCCACCATCCCGCGCATCGCGCAGCACGCCGGCTTGTCTCCGGCCGCCATTTATCGCCGCTTTCCCGACAAGGATGCGCTGCTGGAGACCGTGATCCTGCACATTTACGAGCGGCAGGAAGAGCACTTGCGGACGAACCTGACGCCGGAAATGGCGGCGAAGATTCCCGCGCCGGTGCTGGCGGCGCAACTGGTGAATAGCATCTTCGTCAGCTACCAGATGAACACCGGTCTGATCCGCGCCATGCGCCAATTCCTGCACACCACCGGCAACAAGGCGTTCTGCAAAAAGGCGGTGCGCTCCGAGATGCGCACCTTTGAACACCTCATCAACCTCTTCATGTCGCACCGGAAGGACATCAAGCACGCCGACCCGAAGGTGGCGATATCATTGGGATTGATGCTGGTGGTCAACACCCTCCTGGAGTTGATTGTCTTCAACCAGTACCAGCGAGAGTTGCAACAGTTTCTGCCCCCCGACGATCAGCAGTTGAAAAAAGAGCTGACGACCGCTTTTTTGCGCTATCTCGGGCTCGAGGCCAAGTAGGCTGGAAACGAACCGGTATCAACCTCATCTCGCGGGCGCGTCGTACAATGTAGCGTTCTCATGTTCACGACCCTGGTTCAGATCGACACGGCGCCGCGGCGCCCCGGGCCCAAGCCGGAGTGGCTGAAGGCGCGCGCGCCCATGGGCGAGAACTATCACTCGCTCAAGAAGCTGGCGCGCGGGCTCGGCCTGCACACGGTGTGCGAGTCGGCGCAGTGTCCCAACATCGGGGAATGCTGGAACCACCGCACCGCGACCTTCATGCTGCTGGGCGACATCTGCACCCGGCGCTGCGGGTTCTGCGCCGTGCCCAAGGGACACCCCGGGCCGATTGATTTTGACGAGCCGCGGCGCGTCGCCGATGCGGTGGCGCAATTGGGACTGAAGTACGCGGTGGTGACCAGCGTCAATCGCGACGACAACAACCTGGGCGGCGCGCGCGTGTTCGCCATGACCATCGAGGAGATCCGGCGGGTGGCGCCCGACTGCCGCGTCGAAGTGCTGATCCCCGACTTCCAGGGGCACGACGACTGCCTCGAGGTCGTGCTCGACGCCCGGCCCGACATCCTCAATCACAACACCGAGACGGTGCCGCGGTTGTACCGCGTGGCGCGGTCCGGGGCGCGCTACGAGCGCACCCTGCGCCTGCTCGGGCGCTCGAAAGAAATCGCGCTGCGGACGGTGACGAAGTCAGGGCTGATGGTCGGACTGGGCGAAACCACCGAGGAACTGCTGCAGGTGTTTCGCGATCTTGCCGAGCGAAAGGTGGACATTCTCACCGTGGGGCAGTACCTGCGGCCCTCGCGCGACCACCTGCCGATGGCGCGTCTGGCGCCGCCGGAGGAATTCCGTTTCCTGAAGCAAGAGGCGCTGAAGATGGGATTCCGGCATGT contains:
- a CDS encoding TetR/AcrR family transcriptional regulator — protein: MPATRKSLVPQQARSRESLRKLMKAATEVLGQRGLEGATIPRIAQHAGLSPAAIYRRFPDKDALLETVILHIYERQEEHLRTNLTPEMAAKIPAPVLAAQLVNSIFVSYQMNTGLIRAMRQFLHTTGNKAFCKKAVRSEMRTFEHLINLFMSHRKDIKHADPKVAISLGLMLVVNTLLELIVFNQYQRELQQFLPPDDQQLKKELTTAFLRYLGLEAK
- the lipA gene encoding lipoyl synthase, whose translation is MFTTLVQIDTAPRRPGPKPEWLKARAPMGENYHSLKKLARGLGLHTVCESAQCPNIGECWNHRTATFMLLGDICTRRCGFCAVPKGHPGPIDFDEPRRVADAVAQLGLKYAVVTSVNRDDNNLGGARVFAMTIEEIRRVAPDCRVEVLIPDFQGHDDCLEVVLDARPDILNHNTETVPRLYRVARSGARYERTLRLLGRSKEIALRTVTKSGLMVGLGETTEELLQVFRDLAERKVDILTVGQYLRPSRDHLPMARLAPPEEFRFLKQEALKMGFRHVESGPLVRSSYHAHEQAESTGIS